The genomic segment CTCGACAATGGTTGTCCAGAATTGAGAGAAAAACGAGAAGAAGTTATCGTTGCATATAGCCCTATTTTTATTGATCAAATCAATACCAAATTCGTTGAATTCCCAGATGACACAAACAGGCGATTTGTAATTGCAGCGGGTGGCCATAAACAAGTTACTCCTGCGATGCGCAGATTAATGGAATGGTGTCTGCGTGAAATTAGTGCGGGAAGACAGAAGCAGGAAATAAATGAAGAGAACCTCGCCCTTACCCTAGCCCTTGAAAAATATATTCAAGAAAAGCGTAATAAAATAGTGGGTGAAAGCATAAAAAAGGCCATTGACGCGGTTAAGAATATGGGCATTATTCTTGAAGCAGAAAAAGCAAAAAACTCTAAAGGTAGAATAAAGTGGCTATTAACATTCAACGCAAAATATGAGTAAAAAAGTTTATGCGTCATGCTCTGCAATAGATGACGTCAGTCACTGCAGCGTATAACATCATACGTTGTAGCGTTCACGTTATACGCTGCAGTGACCATTTTTTAAAAACCCTTTTAAATGCAGTGTTTTTAAAGGGTTTTTTGAATTTTACCAAAAAATGGTTCACGTTATACGCTGCAGTGATTTACGTTATACGCTGCAGGACTTACGTTATACGCTGCAGTGACCATTCTTAAAAACCCTTTTAAATACGTGCTTTTTTGGAAAGTAAAATTTTGGGAGATATTTATGAGAATAATTCTTATGAGAATTATTCTTATAGATAGTAAGAGGGAACCCGGGCGTCGCCTCCCCCGCTTTATGGCGGTTCGGCTTGCCCTCCAAATTTAAGCTTGATGATATTTAAATCCAGGGAAAACAGTTACACATTTAGAGTTCGGTGTTACGCCCCATGCTATCATGGTGACATATCGCGCATGTCATCAACATGTCACGATGACATAACCCAAACATGTCATAATGACATAGAAAACATGGAAGCAAGACAGAAAAAAGAGATCGAAAAGATGTCATCACCCCCCGCTAAAAGCAGAAGTTTCTTCACCACAATCCATTCCAGCATAACCAACACAAATCCATAGACCCTCTTGTGTGTACGGATATCAAACCAAAAATCACCCGTTTATTGAAAATCCCAACCAGACCGTGTTATTGATAGTAATCATGACAAATTTGTGACGGAAGCTTTAAGCCGAACATCGGTCTTTGTGTTGTCAAATGTATGTCAAAAATAGGTAGGGAGGGACTGTTATGATCTTAACTGTTGGAGGTATCAAAGGCGGCTGCGGCAAAAGCCTTATCTCGACAAATCTCACGGTAATGCGATCGTTAATTTCTGGACGAAGAGTTCTCTTGGTCGACGCAGATGAGCAGGGGACCTCTGGAGACTGGACCGACCATAGGACGGGCCTTGGAGTCACAACGCCATGGACAACCATTCGACTTAAATCCAGCGCAGTGAGAACAGAGTTGCTCAAGTTATCAAAAAATTACGACGATATTATCATCGACTGTGGAGGTCGTGACACAGCAAGCCTGAGGGCTGCTTTAACCGTATCAGATATTTTTCTTGTTCCATTCCAACCAAAATCATTCGACATCTGGACTTCAACAAAAGTTTCAGCTCTTGTCGAAGAGGCAAAATGTTTGAATGAAAAATTGATATCATACGCATTTATCAATTGCGGTGGTGCACGAGGTAGTGACAACGAAGATGCAAAGAACATTCTTTCAAAAATAGATGGCTTAAAAATGCTCCCTGTTGTTGTTGGAATGCGAAAAGCATTTTCAAATGCAACAGCTGAAGGGCTTGGAGTTGTAGAAATGCCGGGCGATGCAAAGGCGATTAGTGAAATAAAAGCGCTTCACTCAGCTGTTTTTGGCAAGTAAGTGACACATTTTAACGGTCATTAATGCGTCACCGCGACATATTTTTGTTGTGTCATTATGACATACATGATACTCAAGCAAGACATAAAAAAGACATAAAAAAGAGATCGAAAGGACATAGAAATGGCAATAAAAGTTTTACATACACCAGCAAAAATAGAACAGATACAAACCAGAGAAAAATCTGAATTAATTGCTGAAGAAAAAGTTCAAAAGTTTATCTCACAAGGTGGTGGTTTAGCGACAACAATCGATGTTGTAAGCGATGATGACCATCGTTTGACCTTGAGGATTCCAAAGCAGCTGCTTGATAAAATTGATGCAAAAAGAAAACAGCGTGTCGGAACAATCTCTCGTAACTTATGGATCCTGGAAATTATCGATAAGGCGACGCAGAAATGACAAGAAACTAATGAGCACATATTGTAATGCAAAATATCAAAAACCAATACCACGAACCAATTACTCTTGAATTTTAACTAACCAATACAACGCAAAAAACCTAAATCCCAAAAAGGGTAATAAGCGACTCCTTTTAAAACGTAATAACTAAGGCTATTTTCAAAAAAGATTCTCGCACATCGGGCTTGATAACAAATTCACACAAAAAGTAACTTCCAAAAAAATCATCTCTTGGTCCATTTGCTGTGGCAAATGAGGGTTGCCATGACGACGTGGCAATGAAGCCGGTCCAAATCAAAAATACCAGCGCATTTGCGCAGCGAGTTGGTACTAAGTTTTGTGAGAAAATCTTCATGGAATAAAACAACGCTAAATTTGATCCAAAATTAAATTTTATATG from the Candidatus Dependentiae bacterium genome contains:
- a CDS encoding AAA family ATPase; translated protein: MILTVGGIKGGCGKSLISTNLTVMRSLISGRRVLLVDADEQGTSGDWTDHRTGLGVTTPWTTIRLKSSAVRTELLKLSKNYDDIIIDCGGRDTASLRAALTVSDIFLVPFQPKSFDIWTSTKVSALVEEAKCLNEKLISYAFINCGGARGSDNEDAKNILSKIDGLKMLPVVVGMRKAFSNATAEGLGVVEMPGDAKAISEIKALHSAVFGK